The following proteins come from a genomic window of Hydrogenispora ethanolica:
- a CDS encoding ABC transporter substrate-binding protein: MKRGFALLLAMMIVATLFATVGVQGANVIKIGVFEPMTGANAAGGQLEVEGIKLANKLYPTVLGSKVQLVIADNKSDKVEAATAAARLVEKEKVTAIIGSWGSSLSMAAGDIVKNGKVPTVGASCTNPLVTQGNEYYFRVCFIDPFQGTVMANYAFNKLKAKKAAIVQEVSNDYAVGLAKFFTDSFKKLTKDSNCIVEVANYNTGDQDFSAQLTNIKAKNPDVIFAPGNFTESALVISQARKLGIKTPIIGGDTWETQEFLDIGKAAVEGAVFSTFFATEKPITKESQKFLAAYRKDYKKEPAAVSALGYDAYILILDAIKRAKSTNTVKVRAQLARTKNFPGAAGMITLDENRNAVKDAVIKVVKDGKFTYMDTIHPF, from the coding sequence ATGAAACGAGGATTTGCTTTACTGCTGGCGATGATGATCGTGGCAACCCTTTTCGCCACTGTCGGCGTACAAGGAGCGAACGTCATCAAGATCGGCGTCTTTGAACCGATGACCGGCGCCAACGCTGCCGGCGGGCAACTCGAAGTGGAAGGAATCAAGCTTGCCAACAAACTCTATCCGACCGTGCTCGGCTCCAAGGTTCAACTGGTGATCGCCGACAACAAGTCGGACAAGGTGGAAGCCGCCACCGCCGCGGCCCGTCTGGTGGAGAAGGAGAAAGTGACCGCCATCATCGGCAGCTGGGGCAGCTCCTTGTCAATGGCCGCCGGCGACATCGTCAAGAACGGCAAAGTGCCGACCGTCGGCGCTTCCTGCACCAACCCGCTGGTCACCCAAGGCAACGAATATTACTTCCGGGTATGTTTCATCGATCCCTTCCAGGGAACGGTGATGGCCAATTATGCTTTTAACAAGTTAAAGGCCAAAAAGGCCGCGATCGTCCAGGAAGTTTCCAATGATTACGCGGTGGGACTGGCCAAATTCTTCACCGACAGCTTCAAGAAGCTGACCAAGGATTCCAACTGTATCGTCGAAGTCGCCAACTACAACACCGGCGACCAGGATTTCTCGGCCCAATTGACCAATATCAAGGCTAAGAATCCCGACGTCATCTTCGCCCCGGGGAACTTCACCGAGTCCGCCCTGGTGATCAGCCAGGCCCGCAAGCTTGGCATCAAGACGCCGATCATCGGCGGCGACACCTGGGAGACCCAGGAATTCCTGGATATCGGCAAGGCAGCCGTCGAGGGCGCCGTCTTCTCGACCTTCTTCGCCACCGAGAAGCCGATCACCAAAGAGTCCCAGAAGTTCTTGGCCGCGTACCGCAAAGATTACAAGAAAGAACCGGCCGCTGTATCCGCGCTCGGTTATGACGCTTACATCCTGATTCTGGACGCCATCAAACGGGCCAAGTCCACCAATACCGTCAAAGTCCGCGCCCAGCTCGCCAGGACCAAGAATTTCCCGGGCGCCGCCGGAATGATCACGCTGGATGAGAACCGCAACGCCGTCAAGGACGCCGTCATCAAAGTGGTGAAAGACGGCAAATTCACCTATATGGACACCATCCATCCGTTCTAA
- a CDS encoding MDR family MFS transporter — MKASDVSGKKTVLIMIGVMLSVFLSALDNTIAGTAMPRIISDLKGIELYAWPFTIYMLCSTISIPIFGRMADLYGHKLTYFSGIAIFLAGSVLCGFSSNMPQLIVFRGIQGVGGGTLIANSFIIVGSLFPPAERAKYMGFVAAVIGLASIIGPMLGGVITDGLSWHWVFFINIPVGLGALSFILFALPGGEARSVKRKIDLPGAVTFVIALVPALLAFTWAGRIYAWSSPHIVGMFAFSAVMFIIFGLIERKTVEPLIPLSLFKNPIFNLCIVDVFFVSCLMFGAVMLVPLFVQNVLGANATTSGAMIMPMTVSLVIGGAITGVLIAKTGRYKIFGLAAMLIIVAGAFMLQQIDEQSSSSRIILTLTILGAGIGITMPVFDLASQNAFPQSQLGLVTSMIQFSRNIGGTIGSAILGSIMLSHMNAGIARLSETNLSPVMKGLVENSQFAVETQLLNRAGVGLSDVHQLLGQLKTIQANSIHQAFLVSFWVGVVGLAAILFLKEIPLRKTNEKMEVHSRS; from the coding sequence ATGAAAGCTAGCGACGTCAGTGGCAAGAAAACTGTTTTAATCATGATCGGGGTGATGCTGAGCGTTTTCCTAAGCGCGCTCGATAATACCATCGCAGGCACGGCGATGCCCAGGATCATCAGCGATTTGAAGGGAATTGAGCTATACGCCTGGCCTTTCACAATTTATATGCTCTGTTCGACCATTTCCATCCCGATCTTCGGGAGAATGGCCGATCTATACGGCCATAAGCTGACGTACTTTAGCGGCATTGCCATCTTTTTGGCGGGGTCGGTTTTATGCGGGTTTTCATCGAACATGCCGCAATTGATCGTTTTTCGCGGTATTCAGGGCGTTGGCGGAGGGACGTTGATTGCCAACTCCTTCATCATTGTCGGGAGTCTTTTCCCTCCGGCCGAGCGGGCCAAATATATGGGGTTCGTGGCGGCTGTGATTGGCTTGGCCAGCATTATCGGACCGATGCTGGGTGGGGTGATTACCGACGGACTTAGCTGGCACTGGGTTTTCTTCATCAATATTCCCGTTGGTTTGGGGGCTTTATCTTTCATCCTGTTCGCCTTGCCCGGTGGGGAGGCACGATCGGTTAAAAGGAAGATCGATCTACCCGGGGCTGTTACTTTCGTCATTGCATTAGTCCCGGCGTTATTGGCATTCACCTGGGCGGGGAGGATTTACGCTTGGTCTTCCCCCCACATTGTCGGGATGTTCGCCTTTTCAGCGGTTATGTTTATCATATTTGGCTTGATTGAAAGAAAGACGGTTGAACCTTTGATTCCGCTTTCGCTCTTCAAAAATCCGATCTTTAATCTTTGTATAGTCGATGTTTTCTTCGTCAGTTGCCTGATGTTCGGGGCTGTCATGCTCGTTCCGCTGTTCGTTCAGAACGTGCTTGGCGCCAATGCCACTACTTCCGGGGCGATGATCATGCCGATGACAGTTAGCTTGGTGATTGGGGGAGCCATCACCGGAGTGCTGATTGCCAAAACCGGAAGATATAAAATATTTGGCCTTGCCGCAATGCTAATCATCGTCGCCGGGGCTTTCATGCTGCAGCAAATCGATGAACAGTCATCCAGCTCCAGGATCATCTTGACGTTGACGATTCTCGGAGCCGGGATTGGAATAACCATGCCGGTCTTTGATCTGGCTTCCCAAAATGCCTTTCCGCAGAGCCAGTTGGGTTTGGTCACGTCGATGATCCAATTTTCCAGAAACATCGGGGGTACGATCGGTTCCGCAATTCTCGGTTCGATCATGCTTTCCCATATGAATGCGGGGATCGCCAGACTATCTGAGACCAATCTCTCCCCAGTTATGAAAGGCTTGGTTGAAAACTCTCAATTTGCGGTTGAAACTCAGTTGCTTAACAGGGCCGGAGTGGGACTTAGCGATGTGCATCAGTTACTGGGACAGCTGAAGACGATCCAGGCAAACTCAATTCACCAGGCTTTTTTGGTATCGTTTTGGGTAGGTGTGGTGGGGTTGGCAGCTATTTTATTCTTGAAAGAGATCCCGTTGCGAAAGACCAATGAAAAAATGGAAGTTCACAGCCGTTCGTGA
- a CDS encoding branched-chain amino acid ABC transporter permease codes for MLKKRILTAVALLVLLLFLIYADHFLDIYVVRILNVCAIYAILGLSMNLVNGFTGLFSLGHAGFMAVGAYTTALLTMPEATKQQIFYMAPLIKPLDTLTLPFPLALVLGGILAAFAGYLIGAPALRLKGDYLAIATLGFGEIIRVIFTNTQSLTNGALGLKGIPAITNLYWSFGTGLVTLVILLSLINSSYGRALKAIREDEIAAESMGINLAKHKSLSFVVGAFFAGIGGGLLGNLLGTIDPKMFTFIFTYNILLIIVLGGMGSFTGTIISAFIFTIANEVLRFLDERIDLGFVAFDGKVGLRAVVFSALLMLVVIFYRHGLMGTNEFSWDGFLKHPWWKKWLPRPKRPLPGGGSNS; via the coding sequence ATGCTGAAGAAACGGATTTTGACCGCCGTCGCTTTGCTGGTTTTATTGCTGTTTCTGATTTACGCCGATCATTTTCTCGACATCTATGTGGTGCGCATCTTGAATGTCTGCGCCATCTACGCCATCCTGGGGCTCAGCATGAACCTGGTGAACGGCTTTACCGGGCTTTTTTCACTGGGCCACGCCGGGTTTATGGCCGTCGGCGCTTATACCACGGCGCTGTTGACCATGCCGGAGGCGACCAAGCAGCAGATCTTTTACATGGCGCCGCTGATCAAACCGCTCGATACCTTGACGCTGCCGTTTCCGCTGGCGTTGGTCCTTGGCGGGATCTTGGCGGCTTTCGCCGGCTATCTGATCGGCGCGCCGGCCCTGCGCTTAAAAGGGGATTACCTGGCTATCGCCACGCTGGGGTTCGGCGAGATTATCCGGGTCATCTTTACCAATACCCAGAGCCTCACCAACGGCGCGTTGGGACTGAAAGGCATCCCGGCCATCACCAATCTGTATTGGAGTTTCGGCACCGGCCTTGTCACCCTGGTAATCCTGCTCTCGCTGATCAATAGCAGCTACGGCCGGGCCTTAAAAGCCATTCGCGAGGATGAGATCGCCGCGGAGAGCATGGGGATCAATCTTGCCAAACACAAGAGCCTCTCCTTTGTGGTCGGCGCGTTCTTTGCCGGAATCGGCGGCGGGCTGCTGGGAAACCTGCTCGGCACCATCGACCCCAAGATGTTCACTTTCATCTTTACGTACAACATCCTGCTGATCATTGTGCTCGGCGGCATGGGCAGCTTTACCGGCACGATCATCTCGGCCTTCATTTTTACCATCGCCAATGAAGTGCTGCGCTTTCTCGACGAACGGATCGACCTGGGTTTCGTGGCCTTCGACGGCAAGGTCGGGCTGAGGGCGGTGGTCTTCTCGGCCCTCTTGATGCTGGTGGTCATCTTTTACCGGCATGGCTTGATGGGCACCAACGAATTCAGTTGGGACGGGTTTTTGAAGCACCCTTGGTGGAAGAAGTGGCTCCCGCGGCCCAAACGGCCGCTGCCCGGGGGAGGTAGCAATTCATGA
- a CDS encoding response regulator transcription factor, with protein MYKIYRVTDCQRDAMPDQSAPEGEAPSLILLKELPDLDQALAFIRPLQPDLLLTDRRIPFPDCREFGRIAKTNMPRLKIILIQGSAAEEPFRPADKAHPGPEGPDAGEMAIRENEAGKNLELLLDNSRRFMKELWFGRQDAENGRPDRGEGPGVLDQAILRLNEMALLEALRYGDKAFFQKTVLDCVAGLRERRMGVFLHIYLFIGIILAMVKFVAELGGNVAEVLPDLDELEVVLNGPADPRKPFVYLERLLDRTLQFRESKRLRKYYEVIHKAKEFIQQHYADPNLSLNTVASFVNMSPSHFCTVFGKETGETLIQYLTNIRIKKAMELLKTTHLSTAEIAARIGYNDSNYFCHIFKKTTGVNARDFRNGP; from the coding sequence GTGTATAAAATTTATAGGGTTACCGACTGCCAGCGTGATGCAATGCCGGACCAGTCCGCTCCGGAAGGGGAAGCGCCTTCGCTGATCCTGCTAAAGGAACTTCCCGATCTGGATCAGGCGCTCGCGTTCATCCGGCCATTACAGCCGGACCTGCTGCTTACGGACAGGCGGATCCCTTTCCCGGATTGCCGGGAATTCGGCCGGATCGCCAAAACGAATATGCCCAGGCTGAAGATAATCCTCATTCAAGGGAGTGCGGCCGAAGAACCGTTCCGTCCAGCGGATAAAGCCCATCCGGGTCCGGAAGGGCCGGACGCGGGGGAGATGGCCATCCGGGAAAATGAAGCCGGGAAAAACCTGGAATTGCTGTTGGATAACAGCCGTCGTTTTATGAAGGAACTATGGTTCGGCCGGCAGGACGCTGAAAACGGCCGCCCCGACCGGGGCGAGGGCCCGGGAGTCCTCGATCAAGCCATCCTGCGTTTGAATGAGATGGCGCTCCTGGAAGCATTGCGCTACGGCGATAAGGCCTTCTTCCAAAAGACCGTTCTGGATTGCGTCGCCGGCCTGCGAGAACGGCGAATGGGTGTCTTTCTGCATATTTACCTCTTCATCGGCATTATCCTGGCGATGGTGAAATTCGTCGCAGAACTGGGCGGCAACGTCGCCGAAGTGCTGCCGGACCTGGATGAGCTGGAGGTGGTGCTAAATGGCCCGGCCGACCCACGCAAGCCCTTCGTGTATCTGGAGCGGCTGCTCGACCGGACGTTACAGTTTCGCGAGAGTAAGCGGTTGAGGAAGTATTACGAGGTGATCCATAAAGCCAAGGAATTCATTCAGCAGCATTACGCCGATCCCAACCTCTCCCTGAATACGGTGGCGAGCTTTGTGAATATGAGTCCCAGCCACTTCTGTACCGTCTTCGGGAAGGAGACCGGCGAGACGCTGATTCAGTATCTGACCAATATCCGGATCAAAAAGGCGATGGAGCTTTTGAAGACCACGCATCTTTCCACCGCCGAGATCGCGGCGCGGATCGGCTATAACGATTCCAACTATTTCTGCCATATCTTTAAGAAGACCACCGGCGTGAATGCGCGGGATTTCCGGAATGGCCCGTAA
- a CDS encoding MarR family winged helix-turn-helix transcriptional regulator — MSSTKNPQLLTVAEDLSALFRLFHKHLMNLAEHHPELQMSRSHFEVLWVLSDMGVLPMSVIAKALSLSKPYMTALVDKLLSEGLVSRIPDPQDRRVINITLTDHGREFLKEHKAFQETAIAEKIAELSGQELERLAGLARELKQLIIKLDSEVKQ, encoded by the coding sequence GTGTCTTCAACGAAAAATCCGCAATTATTGACTGTCGCGGAGGATCTATCCGCTTTATTCAGGCTTTTCCATAAGCATCTGATGAACCTGGCAGAACACCATCCCGAATTGCAGATGTCGCGTTCACACTTCGAGGTGCTTTGGGTTTTAAGCGATATGGGAGTATTGCCCATGTCAGTCATTGCCAAAGCGTTATCATTGTCAAAACCTTATATGACCGCGCTGGTGGATAAGTTATTGAGTGAAGGGCTGGTTTCCAGAATTCCCGATCCGCAAGATCGGCGGGTCATCAATATCACCTTGACCGACCATGGCCGGGAGTTTCTCAAGGAACACAAAGCCTTCCAGGAAACGGCGATCGCTGAAAAAATCGCCGAACTATCCGGTCAGGAACTGGAGCGGCTGGCCGGACTGGCGCGAGAGCTGAAACAGCTGATCATCAAATTGGATTCGGAGGTTAAGCAATGA
- a CDS encoding ABC transporter ATP-binding protein yields MSLLQVEHLTMQFGGLTAVKDFNLNLEKGEIVALIGPNGAGKTTAFNMITGVYRPTQGRVILMDKDITGLRPDLITGRGIARTFQNIRLFRDLSVLENVLIANHLHLKSNFLTAILKLPAYRGEERLMHQKSLALLERVGLSQFKDEKASSLPYGLQRRLEIARALATGPRILLLDEPAAGMNPKEAADLTVFIKEIRAEYDLTIFMIEHHMDVVMGISERIYVLDYGVTIASGSPHEIQNDPRVIEAYLGVEEDA; encoded by the coding sequence ATGAGTTTACTCCAAGTCGAGCATTTGACCATGCAGTTCGGCGGCTTGACCGCTGTGAAAGATTTCAATCTGAACTTGGAAAAGGGAGAGATCGTCGCCCTGATCGGCCCGAACGGCGCCGGCAAGACCACCGCCTTCAACATGATCACCGGCGTTTACCGGCCGACCCAGGGCCGGGTGATCCTGATGGATAAAGATATCACCGGCTTGCGTCCGGATCTGATCACCGGCCGGGGCATCGCCCGGACTTTTCAGAATATCCGGCTCTTCCGGGATCTAAGCGTGCTGGAGAATGTGCTCATCGCCAACCATCTTCATCTGAAGTCCAATTTTCTGACGGCGATCCTGAAACTTCCGGCTTACCGCGGCGAGGAACGGTTGATGCACCAGAAATCGCTGGCGCTCTTGGAGCGGGTCGGATTGAGCCAATTCAAGGACGAGAAAGCCAGCTCCCTGCCGTATGGTCTGCAGCGCCGGCTGGAGATCGCCCGGGCCTTGGCCACGGGCCCCCGGATCCTGCTCCTGGATGAACCGGCCGCCGGCATGAACCCCAAGGAAGCGGCGGACTTGACGGTATTCATCAAGGAGATCCGGGCCGAATACGATCTGACAATCTTCATGATCGAACACCATATGGACGTGGTCATGGGGATCTCGGAGCGGATTTACGTATTGGATTACGGCGTCACCATCGCCAGCGGTTCCCCGCATGAGATTCAGAACGATCCGCGGGTCATCGAAGCGTATCTGGGGGTGGAAGAGGATGCTTAA
- a CDS encoding branched-chain amino acid ABC transporter permease yields MTFDIFLQHLTNGISLGSLYALIAIGYTMVYGILRLINFAHGDIFMMATYFGFFGVMTFGIPWYIVFPLVLVLTALLGMGVEATAYRPLRDAPKISILISAIGASFLLENLTTVLFGGVPKPFPTPEVFTDVVQVGTVSIQKLTFYIPVVTGICLAGLLYLINRTKTGMAMRAVSRDHETARVMGVNVDRTISLTFGIGSLLAAVGGIMWGMKFPQIAPLMGVMPGLKCFIAAVIGGIGNIGGAVVGGFILGIGEIMLVAFLPTLTGYRDAFAFVLLIVILLYKPTGIMGEKIAEKV; encoded by the coding sequence ATGACGTTTGACATATTCTTGCAGCATCTGACCAACGGGATCTCCCTGGGAAGCCTGTATGCCCTGATCGCCATCGGTTATACCATGGTTTATGGAATTTTACGATTGATCAACTTCGCCCACGGCGATATTTTTATGATGGCGACTTATTTCGGGTTCTTCGGGGTGATGACCTTCGGCATCCCCTGGTATATTGTGTTCCCGTTGGTGCTGGTGTTGACGGCCCTCCTGGGAATGGGCGTGGAGGCCACTGCCTACCGGCCGCTGCGGGACGCGCCGAAGATCTCGATCCTGATCTCGGCCATCGGCGCCTCGTTTTTGCTGGAGAACCTGACCACCGTGCTCTTCGGCGGAGTGCCCAAACCCTTTCCCACTCCGGAAGTCTTTACTGACGTGGTCCAGGTGGGGACGGTCTCCATCCAGAAGCTGACCTTCTATATCCCGGTGGTAACCGGGATCTGCCTGGCCGGCCTGCTGTACCTGATCAACCGGACCAAGACCGGCATGGCCATGCGCGCCGTATCGCGCGATCATGAGACCGCGCGGGTGATGGGGGTCAACGTCGACCGCACCATCTCCCTGACCTTTGGAATCGGCTCGCTTCTGGCGGCGGTGGGCGGAATCATGTGGGGCATGAAGTTCCCGCAGATTGCGCCGCTGATGGGCGTAATGCCCGGCTTGAAATGTTTCATTGCGGCGGTAATCGGCGGCATCGGCAACATCGGCGGTGCGGTGGTCGGCGGTTTTATCCTGGGGATCGGCGAGATTATGCTGGTGGCTTTTCTGCCGACGCTCACCGGCTACCGGGACGCGTTCGCCTTTGTGCTGTTGATTGTGATCCTTTTATACAAGCCCACCGGCATCATGGGCGAAAAAATCGCGGAGAAGGTGTGA